The following proteins come from a genomic window of Miscanthus floridulus cultivar M001 chromosome 2, ASM1932011v1, whole genome shotgun sequence:
- the LOC136530968 gene encoding protein HUA2-LIKE 2-like isoform X3 — protein sequence MAPAKRKRAAAVAAAAAAAAAKWKVGDLVLAKMKGFPAWPAMISEPEQWKMPSTKKKPLVYFYGTKQIAFCNYADLEAFTEEKKRSLLAKRHGKGADFLRAVDEIIEVYDSLRDKGNNKVDLAAEEVKPGVEKFAENNSCMDTENLVSSSYMHNDKKIEDHYVTTRSHDMVNSDRPSVTIMGDERCVVNSAPEPAENVSVLDEMRDISLRTNSFSNKQRDAQPQNCYTRSRVPSLRKSRSSISVESRKAQGSGSGKFFDHTNLASIDLVPGEHKERSSRHRHEDDKANSGSVSTSDNVWLHSGGGTSNQPTLGASNSNRMFNPPAKVDSTCNSEASEDGTSETELKSNGTSSLPMNTAVIFTRKRKSDRKPVPHYKDCTTPNKDEQLRAEYSEILPDSPNSKNEVSKSDGDEHLPLVKRARVRMERSQLEDSPVDEIDASNKKPELATTLDQCEASPANDYSADQVSTVVSSTSNPSCKFDTTILSKEAHLPWKNKEYHPKILALDVEAALPPSKRLHRALEAMSANVAENINNIPEVTGPNEMALIGSLLTASSHSNKSADAVVTVSNNPVIVQSPEPSLDTQFVHNPSGKCTSESILQNNTIPDSASVPSRENDSCEETLMDTKTANGSCVFSELDNDSCGKTSALCMKLNRPALDVTQATSVPDRLSSSLEKASENVSANGVKETKPFGSAVCDVDRSAEPIDHSNNNVMSNTIQHSETIVVDSVNNVGDTASNSSLATKSSSIQSDADTRTSEVHTFSSLALKELNHRKIKDRSTSPDSMPMKELIAVAQARRFSRSTSFPDNFLNAKYIPETSINTPPKEGSHRQLSPSNRIIRPTSGNDNVHSRSPFDNIQLKKLAGHDEANAARRSFKDFLSTLTRTKESISRATRLAIECAKFGIAGEAIDIIVEHLEKESNLYKRVDLFFLVDSITQCSRNQKGGAGDVYPSLIQAVLPRILYAAAPPGNSAWENRKQCLKVLKLWLERKTLSEYIIRHHIREIETINEASFGSSRRPSRTERALNDPLRDNEGMLVDEYGSNAGFQLPNLICTKVLEEEEESSSEDRSLSFEAVTPEQDAPYNDDNEESQIPVEKHHHILEEVDGELEMEDVAPPSDIEATTKCQPEQSDTNCAPSDQRPSDVGPPLPVDWPPSPPPLPSSPPPVPPPPPAPVPQSAQMQPKLQMAYDSIGPHPPRTTYNVQSQQPHSIAEHPGNMNSSAASLPPPPFNNSGYGGQPNQIPPPPPPPMAPLNPPGPHGSFPAPPAPYHGNNYHRPPATTMPNEGYHLQPPPPPPPPNQFPSVPPEHQHRPYHWGNNCPPYPERYQSNGHDRGHHRHDRRHHGHDRQQHYDDRGYHYDDRGYHYDDRGHYFDDRRHHFDDRGHHFDERAIRGPMHNEAADRGRYPFPPVICRTSSDS from the exons ATGGCGCCGGCGAAGAGGAAGCGCGCAGCGGCAGTGGCGGCCGCCGCGGCGGCTGCCGCGGCCAAGTGGAAGGTGGGCGACCTCGTGCTCGCCAAGATGAAGGGCTTCCCGGCCTGGCCGGCTATG ATTAGTGAACCAGAGCAGTGGAAGATGCCTTCTACTAAAAAGAAACCGCTGGTTTATTTCTATGGTACTAAACAGAT TGCTTTCTGCAATTATGCTGATCTCGAGGCATTCACTGAAGAGAAAAAAAGATCTCTACTTGCTAAGCGACATGGTAAAGGGGCTGATTTCCTGAGAGCAGTTGATGAGATAATTGAAGTTTATGATTCTCTAAGGGATAAAGGTAATAACAAGGTTGACTTGGCTGCCGAAGAAGTAAAGCCAGGCGTAGAAAAGTTTGCTGAAAATAATAGCTGCATGGATACTGAAAATCTGGTCAGTAGCTCTTATATGCACAATGATAAAAAGATAGAAGATCATTATGTCACTACCAGGAGTCATGACATGGTCAATTCTGACAGGCCTTCAGTCACTATAATGGGTGACGAGCGCTGTGTTGTAAATTCTGCCCCTGAGCCTGCTGAAAATGTATCCGTCCTTGATGAAATGAGGGATATTTCTTTGCGTACTAATTCATTTTCAAATAAGCAAAGGGATGCACAGCCACAAAATTGCTACACACGTAGTAGGGTTCCATCTCTGCGGAAGTCAAGAAGTTCAATAAGTGTTGAATCGAGAAAGGCTCAAGGTTCTGGTTCTGGTAAATTTTTTGATCATACCAATTTGGCTTCTATTGATTTGGTTCCTGGTGAACATAAGGAACGTTCCAGTCGTCATAGGCATGAGGATGACAAAGCTAACTCAGGTTCTGTTTCTACATCAGATAATGTCTGGTTGCATTCTGGCGGAGGCACTTCCAACCAACCAACGTTGGGGGCTAGTAACAGCAACAGAATGTTTAATCCTCCTGCTAAGGTGGATAGTACTTGTAACAGTGAAGCATCTGAAGATGGAACTTCAGAGACAGAATTGAAATCAAATGGCACATCAAGTCTACCCATGAACACAGCAGTAATTTTCACGAGAAAAAGAAAATCAGATAGAAAACCTGTTCCTCATTATAAAGATTGTACAACACCAAATAAAGATGAGCAATTACGTGCTGAGTACAGTGAAATCCTACCAGATTCTCCAAATTCAAAGAATGAAGTAAGCAAGTCAGATGGAGATGAGCACTTGCCATTGGTCAAAAGGGCAAGGGTCCGAATGGAAAGGTCTCAGTTGGAGGATTCACCAGTTGATGAAATTGATGCTTCTAATAAGAAGCCAGAGCTTGCAACAACCTTGGACCAATGTGAAGCAAGTCCTGCCAATGATTACTCAGCTGATCAGGTGTCCACAGTTGTAAGTTCTACTTCTAATCCGTCCTGCAAATTTGACACAACTATCCTGTCAAAGGAAGCTCATCTTCCTTGGAAGAATAAAGAATACCATCCAAAAATTTTAGCATTAGATGTGGAAGCTGCTTTGCCTCCTTCAAAACGCCTTCATCGTGCCTTAGAAGCTATGTCTGCTAATGTTGCTGAGAATATCAACAATATACCTGAAGTGACAGGACCAAATGAAATGGCTCTAATTGGCTCTTTGTTGACAGCAAGCAGCCATTCTAATAAATCTGCAGATGCAGTAGTCACAGTATCCAATAATCCTGTAATAGTTCAAAGCCCTGAACCTTCTTTAGACACACAGTTCGTGCATAACCCATCGGGCAAATGTACCTCAGAATCAATTTTACAAAATAACACCATTCCTGATTCTGCTTCAGTTCCTTCAAGAGAAAATGATTCCTGTGAAGAAACCCTCATGGATACTAAAACGGCCAATGGTTCTTGTGTTTTTAGTGAACTAGATAATGATTCCTGTGGGAAAACTTCAGCCCTTTGTATGAAATTGAATCGGCCTGCACTTGATGTTACACAAGCCACATCTGTACCTGACCGGTTGTCTTCGTCTTTGGAGAAAGCCAGTGAAAATGTGTCAGCAAACGGTGTCAAAGAGACTAAGCCATTTGGCTCTGCTGTTTGTGATGTTGACAGAAGTGCAGAACCAATTGACCATTCAAACAACAATGTGATGAGCAACACTATACAACATAGTGAGACTATTGTAGTGGATTCAGTGAACAATGTGGGGGATACGGCAAGCAACTCTTCGTTGGCTACTAAATCATCCAGTATACAATCCGATGCAGACACCCGGACATCTGAAGT GCATACATTCTCATCTTTGGCATTGAAAGAACTGAACCATAGAAAAATTAAGGACAGGAGCACTTCTCCAGATTCAATGCCAATGAAAGAACTTATAGCTGTTGCACAAGCTAGAAGGTTTTCTCGATCAACTTCCTTTCCAGATAACTTCCTAAATGCCAAGTATATTCCTGAGACATCAATAAATACACCTCCCAAGGAAGGATCACACAGGCAGTTGTCACCCTCAAATCGGATAATCAGGCCCACCTCTGGAAATGATAATGTTCATTCTAGGAGTCCTTTTGATAATATTCAACTGAAGAAATTAGCAGGGCATGATGAAGCCAATGCAGCACGAAGGTCTTTCAAAGATTTCCTCAGTACATTGACAAGAACCAAAGAAAGTATATCACGCGCGACACGTCTTGCTATTGAGTGTGCTAAATTTGGCATTGCTGGTGAG GCAATTGACATCATCGTTGAACACCTGGAAAAGGAATCAAATTTATATAAGAGGGTGGATCTCTTCTTTCTTGTAGATTCAATAACACAATGCTCCCGCAATCAGAAAG GTGGAGCTGGAGATGTATATCCCTCTCTCATTCAGGCAGTTCTACCTCGAATTCTCTATGCTGCTGCACCTCCTGGAAACTCAGCATGGGAGAATCGAAAGCAATGTCTCAAG GTTTTGAAACTTTGGCTTGAAAGGAAAACACTTTCAGAATATATCATCCGTCACCATATTAGAGAAATTGAGACTATCAACGAGGCATCATTTGGAAGTTCTCGCCGTCCTTCAAGAACAGAGAGAGCACTAAATGACCCTTTGCGTGACAATGAAGGAATGCTTGTTGATGAGTATGGGAG CAATGCTGGTTTTCAGCTACCCAACTTAATTTGTACAAAAGTacttgaagaagaggaagaaagctCTTCTGAAGATAGGAGCTTGAGCTTTGAAGCTGTTACACCTGAACAGGATGCCCCATATAATGATGACAATGAAGAATCTCAAATACCTGTTGAGAAGCATCACCACATTCTTGAAGAGGTTGATGGTGAGCTTGAGATGGAGGATGTAGCTCCACCATCTGATATTGAAGCAACCACCAAATGCCAACCAGAGCAAAGTGACACCAATTGTGCACCATCTGATCAACGGCCTTCAGATGTTGGCCCTCCACTTCCTGTGGACTGGCCTCCATCACCTCCGCCGTTGCCATCATCTCCTCCGCCTGTGCCACCTCCTCCACCTGCCCCCGTTCCTCAGAGTGCGCAGATGCAGCCTAAATTACAAATGGCATATGATTCCATTGGGCCGCATCCTCCAAGAACTACATAT AATGTTCAAAGTCAACAACCCCATTCAATTGCAGAGCACCCAGGTAACATGAATTCTTCTGCTGCTTCATTGCCACCCCCACCTTTTAATAATTCGGGATATGGAGGGCAACCAAATCAGATACCACCTCCCCCACCACCACCAATGGCACCACTCAATCCTCCTGGTCCCCATGGTAGTTTCCCTGCTCCCCCAGCACCATACCATGGGAATAACTATCATCGGCCTCCAGCCACAACAATGCCTAATGAGGGATATCATCTGCAACCACCACCCCCTCCACCCCCTCCAAATCAATTCCCTTCTGTGCCACCAGAACACCAACATAGGCCATATCACTGGGGTAATAACTGTCCACCTTATCCTGAGAGATATCAGTCCAATGGACATGATCGAGGTCATCACAGACATGATCGAAGGCATCATGGGCATGACAGACAACAACATTATGATGATAGAGGATACCACTATGATGATAGAGGATATCACTATGATGATAGAGGCCATTACTTCGATGATAGAAGACATCATTTTGATGACAGAGGACATCACTTCGATGAGAGAGCTATTAGGGGGCCAATGCACAATGAGGCTGCTGACAGGGGAAGATATCCTTTTCCTCCAG TCATATGCAGGACCTCCTCCGATTCCTGA
- the LOC136530968 gene encoding protein HUA2-LIKE 2-like isoform X1 has product MAPAKRKRAAAVAAAAAAAAAKWKVGDLVLAKMKGFPAWPAMISEPEQWKMPSTKKKPLVYFYGTKQIAFCNYADLEAFTEEKKRSLLAKRHGKGADFLRAVDEIIEVYDSLRDKGNNKVDLAAEEVKPGVEKFAENNSCMDTENLVSSSYMHNDKKIEDHYVTTRSHDMVNSDRPSVTIMGDERCVVNSAPEPAENVSVLDEMRDISLRTNSFSNKQRDAQPQNCYTRSRVPSLRKSRSSISVESRKAQGSGSGKFFDHTNLASIDLVPGEHKERSSRHRHEDDKANSGSVSTSDNVWLHSGGGTSNQPTLGASNSNRMFNPPAKVDSTCNSEASEDGTSETELKSNGTSSLPMNTAVIFTRKRKSDRKPVPHYKDCTTPNKDEQLRAEYSEILPDSPNSKNEVSKSDGDEHLPLVKRARVRMERSQLEDSPVDEIDASNKKPELATTLDQCEASPANDYSADQVSTVVSSTSNPSCKFDTTILSKEAHLPWKNKEYHPKILALDVEAALPPSKRLHRALEAMSANVAENINNIPEVTGPNEMALIGSLLTASSHSNKSADAVVTVSNNPVIVQSPEPSLDTQFVHNPSGKCTSESILQNNTIPDSASVPSRENDSCEETLMDTKTANGSCVFSELDNDSCGKTSALCMKLNRPALDVTQATSVPDRLSSSLEKASENVSANGVKETKPFGSAVCDVDRSAEPIDHSNNNVMSNTIQHSETIVVDSVNNVGDTASNSSLATKSSSIQSDADTRTSEVHTFSSLALKELNHRKIKDRSTSPDSMPMKELIAVAQARRFSRSTSFPDNFLNAKYIPETSINTPPKEGSHRQLSPSNRIIRPTSGNDNVHSRSPFDNIQLKKLAGHDEANAARRSFKDFLSTLTRTKESISRATRLAIECAKFGIAGEAIDIIVEHLEKESNLYKRVDLFFLVDSITQCSRNQKGGAGDVYPSLIQAVLPRILYAAAPPGNSAWENRKQCLKVLKLWLERKTLSEYIIRHHIREIETINEASFGSSRRPSRTERALNDPLRDNEGMLVDEYGSNAGFQLPNLICTKVLEEEEESSSEDRSLSFEAVTPEQDAPYNDDNEESQIPVEKHHHILEEVDGELEMEDVAPPSDIEATTKCQPEQSDTNCAPSDQRPSDVGPPLPVDWPPSPPPLPSSPPPVPPPPPAPVPQSAQMQPKLQMAYDSIGPHPPRTTYNVQSQQPHSIAEHPGNMNSSAASLPPPPFNNSGYGGQPNQIPPPPPPPMAPLNPPGPHGSFPAPPAPYHGNNYHRPPATTMPNEGYHLQPPPPPPPPNQFPSVPPEHQHRPYHWGNNCPPYPERYQSNGHDRGHHRHDRRHHGHDRQQHYDDRGYHYDDRGYHYDDRGHYFDDRRHHFDDRGHHFDERAIRGPMHNEAADRGRYPFPPGPPPIPDHFEAPPAPMHYGRLSDPPPGPCAGWSRPPRISNNYSPSRHSVEPPVSHAAGGHGGWRSR; this is encoded by the exons ATGGCGCCGGCGAAGAGGAAGCGCGCAGCGGCAGTGGCGGCCGCCGCGGCGGCTGCCGCGGCCAAGTGGAAGGTGGGCGACCTCGTGCTCGCCAAGATGAAGGGCTTCCCGGCCTGGCCGGCTATG ATTAGTGAACCAGAGCAGTGGAAGATGCCTTCTACTAAAAAGAAACCGCTGGTTTATTTCTATGGTACTAAACAGAT TGCTTTCTGCAATTATGCTGATCTCGAGGCATTCACTGAAGAGAAAAAAAGATCTCTACTTGCTAAGCGACATGGTAAAGGGGCTGATTTCCTGAGAGCAGTTGATGAGATAATTGAAGTTTATGATTCTCTAAGGGATAAAGGTAATAACAAGGTTGACTTGGCTGCCGAAGAAGTAAAGCCAGGCGTAGAAAAGTTTGCTGAAAATAATAGCTGCATGGATACTGAAAATCTGGTCAGTAGCTCTTATATGCACAATGATAAAAAGATAGAAGATCATTATGTCACTACCAGGAGTCATGACATGGTCAATTCTGACAGGCCTTCAGTCACTATAATGGGTGACGAGCGCTGTGTTGTAAATTCTGCCCCTGAGCCTGCTGAAAATGTATCCGTCCTTGATGAAATGAGGGATATTTCTTTGCGTACTAATTCATTTTCAAATAAGCAAAGGGATGCACAGCCACAAAATTGCTACACACGTAGTAGGGTTCCATCTCTGCGGAAGTCAAGAAGTTCAATAAGTGTTGAATCGAGAAAGGCTCAAGGTTCTGGTTCTGGTAAATTTTTTGATCATACCAATTTGGCTTCTATTGATTTGGTTCCTGGTGAACATAAGGAACGTTCCAGTCGTCATAGGCATGAGGATGACAAAGCTAACTCAGGTTCTGTTTCTACATCAGATAATGTCTGGTTGCATTCTGGCGGAGGCACTTCCAACCAACCAACGTTGGGGGCTAGTAACAGCAACAGAATGTTTAATCCTCCTGCTAAGGTGGATAGTACTTGTAACAGTGAAGCATCTGAAGATGGAACTTCAGAGACAGAATTGAAATCAAATGGCACATCAAGTCTACCCATGAACACAGCAGTAATTTTCACGAGAAAAAGAAAATCAGATAGAAAACCTGTTCCTCATTATAAAGATTGTACAACACCAAATAAAGATGAGCAATTACGTGCTGAGTACAGTGAAATCCTACCAGATTCTCCAAATTCAAAGAATGAAGTAAGCAAGTCAGATGGAGATGAGCACTTGCCATTGGTCAAAAGGGCAAGGGTCCGAATGGAAAGGTCTCAGTTGGAGGATTCACCAGTTGATGAAATTGATGCTTCTAATAAGAAGCCAGAGCTTGCAACAACCTTGGACCAATGTGAAGCAAGTCCTGCCAATGATTACTCAGCTGATCAGGTGTCCACAGTTGTAAGTTCTACTTCTAATCCGTCCTGCAAATTTGACACAACTATCCTGTCAAAGGAAGCTCATCTTCCTTGGAAGAATAAAGAATACCATCCAAAAATTTTAGCATTAGATGTGGAAGCTGCTTTGCCTCCTTCAAAACGCCTTCATCGTGCCTTAGAAGCTATGTCTGCTAATGTTGCTGAGAATATCAACAATATACCTGAAGTGACAGGACCAAATGAAATGGCTCTAATTGGCTCTTTGTTGACAGCAAGCAGCCATTCTAATAAATCTGCAGATGCAGTAGTCACAGTATCCAATAATCCTGTAATAGTTCAAAGCCCTGAACCTTCTTTAGACACACAGTTCGTGCATAACCCATCGGGCAAATGTACCTCAGAATCAATTTTACAAAATAACACCATTCCTGATTCTGCTTCAGTTCCTTCAAGAGAAAATGATTCCTGTGAAGAAACCCTCATGGATACTAAAACGGCCAATGGTTCTTGTGTTTTTAGTGAACTAGATAATGATTCCTGTGGGAAAACTTCAGCCCTTTGTATGAAATTGAATCGGCCTGCACTTGATGTTACACAAGCCACATCTGTACCTGACCGGTTGTCTTCGTCTTTGGAGAAAGCCAGTGAAAATGTGTCAGCAAACGGTGTCAAAGAGACTAAGCCATTTGGCTCTGCTGTTTGTGATGTTGACAGAAGTGCAGAACCAATTGACCATTCAAACAACAATGTGATGAGCAACACTATACAACATAGTGAGACTATTGTAGTGGATTCAGTGAACAATGTGGGGGATACGGCAAGCAACTCTTCGTTGGCTACTAAATCATCCAGTATACAATCCGATGCAGACACCCGGACATCTGAAGT GCATACATTCTCATCTTTGGCATTGAAAGAACTGAACCATAGAAAAATTAAGGACAGGAGCACTTCTCCAGATTCAATGCCAATGAAAGAACTTATAGCTGTTGCACAAGCTAGAAGGTTTTCTCGATCAACTTCCTTTCCAGATAACTTCCTAAATGCCAAGTATATTCCTGAGACATCAATAAATACACCTCCCAAGGAAGGATCACACAGGCAGTTGTCACCCTCAAATCGGATAATCAGGCCCACCTCTGGAAATGATAATGTTCATTCTAGGAGTCCTTTTGATAATATTCAACTGAAGAAATTAGCAGGGCATGATGAAGCCAATGCAGCACGAAGGTCTTTCAAAGATTTCCTCAGTACATTGACAAGAACCAAAGAAAGTATATCACGCGCGACACGTCTTGCTATTGAGTGTGCTAAATTTGGCATTGCTGGTGAG GCAATTGACATCATCGTTGAACACCTGGAAAAGGAATCAAATTTATATAAGAGGGTGGATCTCTTCTTTCTTGTAGATTCAATAACACAATGCTCCCGCAATCAGAAAG GTGGAGCTGGAGATGTATATCCCTCTCTCATTCAGGCAGTTCTACCTCGAATTCTCTATGCTGCTGCACCTCCTGGAAACTCAGCATGGGAGAATCGAAAGCAATGTCTCAAG GTTTTGAAACTTTGGCTTGAAAGGAAAACACTTTCAGAATATATCATCCGTCACCATATTAGAGAAATTGAGACTATCAACGAGGCATCATTTGGAAGTTCTCGCCGTCCTTCAAGAACAGAGAGAGCACTAAATGACCCTTTGCGTGACAATGAAGGAATGCTTGTTGATGAGTATGGGAG CAATGCTGGTTTTCAGCTACCCAACTTAATTTGTACAAAAGTacttgaagaagaggaagaaagctCTTCTGAAGATAGGAGCTTGAGCTTTGAAGCTGTTACACCTGAACAGGATGCCCCATATAATGATGACAATGAAGAATCTCAAATACCTGTTGAGAAGCATCACCACATTCTTGAAGAGGTTGATGGTGAGCTTGAGATGGAGGATGTAGCTCCACCATCTGATATTGAAGCAACCACCAAATGCCAACCAGAGCAAAGTGACACCAATTGTGCACCATCTGATCAACGGCCTTCAGATGTTGGCCCTCCACTTCCTGTGGACTGGCCTCCATCACCTCCGCCGTTGCCATCATCTCCTCCGCCTGTGCCACCTCCTCCACCTGCCCCCGTTCCTCAGAGTGCGCAGATGCAGCCTAAATTACAAATGGCATATGATTCCATTGGGCCGCATCCTCCAAGAACTACATAT AATGTTCAAAGTCAACAACCCCATTCAATTGCAGAGCACCCAGGTAACATGAATTCTTCTGCTGCTTCATTGCCACCCCCACCTTTTAATAATTCGGGATATGGAGGGCAACCAAATCAGATACCACCTCCCCCACCACCACCAATGGCACCACTCAATCCTCCTGGTCCCCATGGTAGTTTCCCTGCTCCCCCAGCACCATACCATGGGAATAACTATCATCGGCCTCCAGCCACAACAATGCCTAATGAGGGATATCATCTGCAACCACCACCCCCTCCACCCCCTCCAAATCAATTCCCTTCTGTGCCACCAGAACACCAACATAGGCCATATCACTGGGGTAATAACTGTCCACCTTATCCTGAGAGATATCAGTCCAATGGACATGATCGAGGTCATCACAGACATGATCGAAGGCATCATGGGCATGACAGACAACAACATTATGATGATAGAGGATACCACTATGATGATAGAGGATATCACTATGATGATAGAGGCCATTACTTCGATGATAGAAGACATCATTTTGATGACAGAGGACATCACTTCGATGAGAGAGCTATTAGGGGGCCAATGCACAATGAGGCTGCTGACAGGGGAAGATATCCTTTTCCTCCAG GACCTCCTCCGATTCCTGACCATTTTGAAGCTCCACCAGCCCCAATGCACTATGGGCGACTTTCAGATCCTCCACCAGGGCCTTGTGCAGGGTGGTCTAGGCCGCCTAGGATATCTAATAACTATTCTCCCTCAAGACATTCTGTGGAACCTCCAGTTTCACATGCAGCTGGAG GACATGGTGGATGGAGATCTAGATAA